Proteins encoded together in one Oreochromis aureus strain Israel breed Guangdong linkage group 23, ZZ_aureus, whole genome shotgun sequence window:
- the LOC116327936 gene encoding granzyme E-like: MFAHCNLAILTVVLILHDQVHAGEIIGGHETVPHSRPYMVLLQQNKANGHTAHCGGFLLNENFVLTAAHCQAETYEIFLGLHNYHHKNGVQHVHVEKAFPHNDYDEDNFENDIMVLKLKSKAEFNNKVKSIALADHGDGSLPQSCVVSGWGRTKEENHMSLKLLEANVTLTDDERCAKDKFYCSKGETGPGRGDSGGPLVCGDGKAYGVVSTSSSPNPSASSIHRYTKIPTYKEWIDSIINVNGKY, from the exons ATGTTCGCCCACTGTAACCTGGCAATACTCACTGTTGTGCTGATTCTTCATGATCAAG tcCACGCTGGGGAAATCATCGGTGGCCATGAGACCGTGCCACATAGCAGACCGTACATGGTGCTTTTACAGCAAAACAAGGCAAATGGTCATACAGCACACTGTGGTGGCTTCCTTCTGAATGAGAATTTTGTGTTGACTGCAGCCCACTGCCAAGCTGA GACGTACGAAATATTCCTGGGTCTTCATAATTATCATCATAAGAATGGTGTACAACACGTGCATGTGGAGAAAGCCTTTCCGCATAATGACTACGATGAAGAtaattttgaaaatgacataatggTCCTTAAG TTGAAGTCCAAGGCAGAATttaacaataaagtgaagtcCATTGCTCTCGCAGACCATGGTGATGGCTCCCTCCCACAATCATGTGTCGTCTCTGGCTGGGgaagaacaaaagaagaaaaccatATGTCTTTGAAACTCCTAGAAGCTAATGTAACCCTGACTGATGATGAGAGGTGTGCTAAGGATAAGTTTTATTGCTCTAAGGGCGAGACTGGACCAGGAAGA GGAGACTCTGGTGGTCCATTAGTCTGTGGAGATGGAAAGGCATATGGGGTGGTGTCTACCAGCAGTAGCCCAAATCCCAGTGCTTCATCAATCCATAGGTATACTAAGATACCCACCTACAAAGAATGGATCGATTCCATAATCAATGTTAATGGGAAATACTAA